A stretch of the Teretinema zuelzerae genome encodes the following:
- a CDS encoding cysteine-rich small domain-containing protein, protein MPEGFKHFSNTACEFYPCHHLENQNCLFCYCPLYTFECGGNYTVRDGVKDCSDCVLVHGEGSFEFVQVKLKEAFRK, encoded by the coding sequence ATGCCGGAAGGGTTTAAGCACTTTTCGAATACTGCTTGCGAATTCTATCCATGCCATCATCTGGAAAATCAAAACTGTCTCTTTTGCTATTGCCCGCTGTATACCTTCGAGTGCGGCGGCAATTATACCGTCAGGGACGGAGTGAAGGACTGTTCCGATTGCGTTCTCGTCCACGGCGAGGGGAGTTTTGAATTCGTTCAGGTAAAATTGAAAGAGGCGTTTCGAAAATAA
- a CDS encoding DUF4180 domain-containing protein, protein METREFNIQGIRILEILDEDLILNGPQDLLDIVSDYSIKRIVFRKEQITGDFFDLSTGLAGEILQKASNYKLYIGIVGDFENLESKSLRDFIWESNQTRQIVFKKTVKEVLRAFVK, encoded by the coding sequence ATGGAAACGCGCGAATTCAATATTCAGGGAATACGGATTCTCGAAATTCTTGATGAAGATTTGATACTGAACGGTCCTCAGGACCTTCTGGACATTGTGTCGGATTATTCGATAAAACGGATCGTGTTCCGGAAAGAGCAGATTACCGGGGATTTTTTCGATCTTTCTACCGGGTTAGCCGGCGAAATTCTGCAAAAGGCGAGCAATTATAAACTGTACATCGGCATAGTCGGGGATTTCGAGAATCTGGAGAGCAAGAGTCTGCGGGATTTCATCTGGGAAAGCAATCAAACCCGGCAGATAGTGTTCAAAAAAACCGTGAAGGAAGTTCTTCGCGCGTTCGTAAAGTAG